The DNA window ctcctcttcctcctcttcgtcCTCCTCTACAGAAGTATTACGGTGTGGATAATAAGTGGGGTCACATTGAGCAGTGGATGGTAGGACTCTGTGCGAGTGTCAGGCTGACACATGAAAGCTCCAGTGGAGATAAAGGGCCGTTTCATCATATTAACTGTGCAACAGCTCATAGTCAATCATATGACTCTAAAACAAGACTCGAGTAATAATAAAACACGGTCTAATAAAAAAATACCCTTCGTGTAAGTACATAATGATTACATTTAGATAACAGTGTAGCATATTACATGAGCTGTATATGCAAAATGCAATCAATGCAATGCATCATTAGAAATGAAACAACATATTAAATGTGTATCCACAAATAAAACAGTGTAACAGAAATGAATTTAAATAGGCGTTGTATTAGAAGtcattaaaaaatagaaaaaaaaaaaagaaagaaaaagtatccgattttagagttttataattataATCAATATTTTAAACAATGTAACAGAACCTGTTTTCTGtgtaacataaaataaatcagcCCTTTGAAACCTCCCATGTGACTCTGGGCTGTACACATTAACATGAGTTGCATTTAAGAGTGTCACAGtttgaaataaaatactaataatGTCATTTGTttgatataaatataaaagaaaggaaaaataaaattgtattgcaAATGCcataattttatataaaatgttgAGTTCATATTACAGGACAGAGATCATGACGATAATACATCAAATATTGAATTTAATTTTGTTAACACAGTGTGATTCAACATAAATTAAAGTTGAATAAAAGTTTAAACTTTAATGCAATTTAATGGAACGTGATGTAAGTAAAAGCAACACTGAGGTATCTTTTATATCACGTAACACAGCAGCATATTAAAATGTaatgaatataaaaatataaaaaagaataaaacagtaTTACCTTAATGTAACGTTATgttaaaagtcaaataaaactgaGCCTGAATCCAGATGTTTGAGTGAAACCAGCTGATTTTTTGTCTCTGTTCAATCCTAAAGCCTGACCCCATTTACCCAGCTCTTTTTAAAAAGCGCGTAACAACAGGAGTTTTCATGTGTCAGCAGGACGCCActgtctgttgttgttgttgttgtctgttcTGCACGTGCTCAGACAGGCTCAGATTAACGGCCTGTTTAATCCTGTCTGATAGATTATCAGTTATCATCCTCCCAGTTACCGTTCCTGCTCGCACgtctctgcagctgctgctgtttaaaatttctgtttaattctaattaatattaatttttatatgtgtgtcaattttcatttatttttaaattaatagaACATtacttttaactgctttttgtgtatccacattttttattattgtatttatacTTTTACACTGTGTTCGACTTATCCCCTAAACAGACctcttttattacttttattttctttttctttttttaaaatgagaacTACAAAATTTTTGTAGTATTTTGACAGGCTATGGTCTGTCATTTCTCCCCCCATGCTTCTTGTTTGCATGCAGCAGCcttcatgtgtttgtgctttatTAGACCGTGCCAATGATGCAATAACCTGCTGTTTAGTGTGTTCAGAGGACACCTGCTGCCTTCTTCTTTGGTTTCAATCTTTTAACCTGCTTTCTACTTCGTGGCCTTTCAGGAGGATAGTGAGCGGTATTCTCGCCATTCTCGGAGGCACGCGTCGGTCTGTATCTCTTTCCtgtcattttcctgtttttctgtttctttatttttttaacaaattaaaaatcacgTGTGTTACCTGTCCACTCTGACTATCACACCTCCAGTTACGACCTGTGTGGAAAGGTGCGTTTGGGACACTATGACATCATTGTAGGCATGGTTAGTTTCCACTAACTCACCAGGAGGTCTAAGTGTTTGGTCCCCTAAAATCTAAACACAAAGCAACATCCTAAGGCTGGATCAACTTCTAAAGAACATTAGATCATCCAGTGAGCTCTGGATACTTTACACTCAGGTCTAACTCAGGTCTAGTAAACTGAATGGTTTTCTCAGACCGTTTGAGTGTTGTTGTGAAGATTTTTCAGCCTGGGGATGTCATTGGTTCAACTGAACTCAATTCATTTTAATtggtttttatatatatagcaccaaaccacagcagcagtcacctcatgacgctttatgttgtaaggtaaagcCTGTGCAACGACAGAATCAATGACGTGAAGAACTGTGCTGTCTGTTGATGCTCTGCTTGTTTGATTGCAGATCTCTGACGATGAGGAGAGGATGTCAGTGGGGAGTCGAGGCAGCCTCAGGGTGAGTTCACATCTCAGTATTTTAACCACAGAAGAAGAGTTTACTccataaaaacacagtttttatggACTCTGCTCAGGTTCTGCTAATGGACTGCGGCTCGTTAAGCTGCTGTTGAACAGAGGTTGAACGTGAAGAGTAGATATGAGCAGCTCGTTCAGAGCTGCAGAGCTTCATGCTGATTACTGCAGGTTATGTATAGACAGGGACGCTGCTGCGGCAGCTATAAGCAGGAAAGAGACCGGAGGCCGATTAATAATCAATAACAGCAGGAGGTTGAGTCACATTGTGAGCTTGCTCATTGTGAGGTCACTTCTTATGAAAATAAAGAGTCTGGTCGTCTCTTCCTGTCTGCAGccttcagtgtttttctctgaTGCTCCTCGCTGCCACGGCTACAGGGTCTGACTctctgacatcacttcctgtggtTGTGTGTAGCTCAGTAGAAGATCAAACTGAGTAGCAGTGAAGTTAGAGCAAACCTGTCTTATGATCAAACTCATTATTGACCCGCATGCTGATTTCATCCTGATTAATCAAAACATTTAAGTTACATTGATCATTAATGAGTTTGATCAGTTttctaaagatttatttttacatcttGATAAAGTGATAAACAACTGATGACACcaactcttttctttcttctttccttccCTCTCTACCTCCTTCCTGTGTCTCCTTCACACTTAATTTTTGATACTCATTTTCTCTCATctcctttcttccttccttccttcaatCCTAATTTTTCTCCCTCTGtcctttttctctcctttttctctcctttctcttATTTCCTTTTCACCTGCATTCATTCCTTTTCATCCTTCGTCTTTTCCTACATCCTCTgtaccctcctcctcctctgtccagCCTTCGGACTACAGCGGGTTTCTGGGTTCTGGTTCTCGGGCCTCTTCCAGGGCCAGTTCAGCTCGGGCAAGCCCAGTGGTGAGCTCTCATCTCTGGATGTCTAAGTCTGACTCTGTGGCTCCCCCTGCTGGCTGCTCGCAGCCTCACTCATTGAAGTTTACAGTAAAACTCAATCAGTCATATCAAtaatcagtgtttctgtgttcagGTGGAGGAGAGGACAGACAGAGAGTTCCCAGATAAAGTGAGCCCActcttaattttattttatgtttttaaaaacatcatatgttttttaaacttgtataaaatttatgtttaatttttattttttttaaactaaaatactgtaattttaccaagtaaatacattttttgttattaatttatttaaaatgatctgATATTAATTTGGTAATCGTCTTTGTGTCAGGGCTCTAGGACGGCGTCGACGCTGTCAGCAGCCACTCTGGCTTCACTGGGCGGAGCCTCATCTCGCAGAGGAAGCTGTGACACGTCGTTCTCCGTAGAAACCGAAGCGTCCATCAGAGAGATGAAGGTcacgtttaaaaaaacatgaaatagtTTCTTTAGTGTTTGAGTTCAATTCAAGATTTAAATAAATCTGTCTCAAGCACTCACCAGTTTTAGTTGattaatgaattaatgaataataaataaataaatgtacaaaGTTTGTTTCAAGGGCTTTACTgtgataaatatgaaaaaaataaaaacctattTTGTGACTGTAGGACTCTCTGGCGGAGACGGAGGAGAAGTACCGTAAAGCAATGGTTTCTAACGCTCAACTGCACAACGAGAAGTCGACTCTGATGTATCAGGTGGAGACGCTGAGGGAGGAGCTCAACGACATGGAGGAGCTGCTGTGGGAGACGCGGCGCCGCTGCGACGATGCACACAAGGTcacatatttgtatatatttatatttgcaaCCACGTTTGATATGAATAcagtcaaagaaaaagaaagtccaTGTATCGTCATTATATATCATCACTGTGTCTTATTTATTTGACAAAAACTGAACCCAAATATAGAACCACAAGTGTCTCAGTCGGGCTGAGGTCTGGACGTTTGCGGCACCTTGTTtctaacggagatttgctgcCGTGCTTTGGATCATCGTGCTGTTACCCAGTTTCAGCTGCGACACTAACGGCCTCAGATTTAACTCGAAAACTTTCAGTTCACTTTCTTGTCACAAGAAGGGAAAGTTGTTCAGTGCAGCATCTTGTATGATTTTGATTACAGCAGTGAAAAGCATGAACATGCAATAAATACAAAAACCGAATTATtacagaaaaaattaaatataccTAAAATTtcatctgtgaaggttctcagtcatccaggtcatcgtactTATGGatcttggaaagaaaaacatctgggcttctttaagtttcttgaagacgtttttttttttgtctttgagaGCTTTAACCTCAAATGTAAAGGCTGAAATTCTGCTTACAGGCTGTGATACATTCAGCTTTCTGAAGCACCAACACCTCTGAGATTACAGCGTTCTCAGAGTATCTTACTTCCTTGTTTCACAGCGTTCTGTAACCCAGAACGCACATTTCACAACATGTGATCAGTAAAAAGGATtcaataaaaaaacattatCTTTTCTCTGAGACTTGCACAGTGTGATCTGGGGGTGAGTTTGCTGGGACGTCCTCTCCTgccttgaatgttttccacttgtgaataatctttctcaccATAGAATGATGGACCTCAGATTGTTTGAAATGAACTCATAACCTTTCCCAGATTGACAGGAAGCAGCAGttgcttctctaagatcattGATTATGTCTTCCTTACCTCCAtgttaacacacctgaaacTTCAGAACTGCTCAAAATGCACCTTGGTGTTTTTTACCATGTCTGTAATTATCTTAACTGCAGATTtgaggatttattttttttcgtctgctgttgttgtttatcagtgtgtgtttgtatgtgttttcaGGAGTGGGAGCGTGAGCGTCATGCTCACAGCTTACTGCAGTTTCACTTCAAAGACATGAAAGAAACTCTGAGACAGACTGAGGAGCTGCTCACGGTTGGttaacacgcacacacactatATTACTTTTAATTACAGTGAAGACATGTACCAGAAACAGTTGAGCACACAAAGTCCAAAAAGTGAAGCAAAAAACAGAGATAGATATgacaccaaacaaacaaatcgGTTTGTAATTCATTTGACATCTTTGTAACAGTATATAAGGAAATTATCTGATAACTTTGTACACCAGTGAATTCATACACTGCATAAAAAAAGGCTTGCAGTATAAATAGGCAACATGTCTTTGACATCCCTACAATAATATGTatttactaggggtgcaacgatacacaaaattcacggttcggttcggttcaatactttggtgtcacggttcgatattttttcgatacaaaaaaatgttcatgcctttttaatttgtcatttattaaaattataaatatatattttaactcaaaagtacagtttttaaatttaatgttgctgaaacaacaaaataataaaaaaaaataaatctatctgatcgagaaatccctcatctttggaaaagagagtttattacagagaaatggctctttccaaaataaaagctatactatacgcttcttctgggctatattctcagcagcatattaaacatatcaggtccccataaggagaatcatgtgctaacggctgtctaaatgactcgggtaaagtttgtagcatgcgtgcttgttgtttttgtctgcttccacttgtctttgcactaggatgatgtcggcgtaaatgtgcagtcataatcgttgtgttcccactagtgctgtcagcgttaatctcgttaaaatgacgttaacgccataacgcggaTCGGCCCGTgcttggggctggacggcgtcaacacgttaacaagctgactgcgctaacgcactagttcccaccaattgagcattgcgtggcacatccgacatactgttttacttttgtccatgacgcgcttaccatcagggtcatgcttcacatgaaaaccaagatagttccaaaggccagatctgaattagggtgggggaggttcaatttgccatgttgcaacgagcttagcttctgtcttgctagcttgcgctgcgctcagtggatctgcactcgacagtgcagcctaggccgAGTAGttgaacgcagatccactgagcgctcaacacagacagcatcgtcacaagaaaagttgataaaataaataaaaaaaatttgtattgttcgatacatatgcgtaccgaaccgaaagcagtgtatcgaacggttcaatatcgatacatgtattgttgcacacctagtgtatatatatatatatatatatatatatatatatatatatatatatatatatatatatatatatatatatatatatatatatatatatatatatatatatatacatacatacatacatacatacatacatacatacatacatacatacatatatatacgcCTCCTCATTAGAAAACTCGTATGACGGTTTGTGTTGACGGTTGACTGGGACGTCCAGGTGCTTGTATGGGCCGTGTGGCCATCCTAttcctcctctttttccttccttcctccttctTCTGCTCTTTACTCATTTTTACTGCTATATGCTGCCCTCGTCTGGGTCTATGGTGAACAGGAAGTGACTGACCTGCGTTTGAAGAGCAGCAGTTACAGTCAGGAAGTTTCTGACCTGCAGGAGGCGCTGCagtggaaagacaaaaaaatcgggGTATGGTTTCATTCAGTGCTTTATGATTTTCAAACTTAAGTCTGAAGCTTCACTTCTTCTTTCTTAGggttttacttttctttcctTCACTAACTCTTTACTTTCTTCCTTAATTGCTTACTTCTTTCCTCTCCTCCCCACTCGTTGTCACTCAGGCGTTGGAACGGCACAGAGAAATCTCAGACATTGTTTGCATTGAGCGTGACCGGCTCAGAGACGAGGTGGTTCGACTGCGAGATTTACTAAAGGTATCAAACTCTGAAGAGCAGCAGGAAGAGCTCAGAGTTTAGAATACATCTGATTTCATCAgtttatcattttaaaactgAGCATTAGTCCCATAAACTAACAACATATAAAaaccttctttaaaaaaacaatctaAAAAAACCCTTTGAGTTTCATTTCACCTAAAATCTCATGCATTGCACTTACACAAGATTAATTGTTAAATTGTGTTCTTATTCTAATGAACCTTGTGccaatttaaaattattttttttaggtatGTACACCCGTTAAAAAAGACTTGTTAATCAAATAAACCTTTATAAATTTGCCCTTTTTTTGTCAAATTACAGCTTTATTACACAAATTAACTTTTTAGATCCCTcatgtttaatatttttattactgttatttcTCTGTATGTCCCGTTTATTCACCACAGAACAGAGTTCCAATGAACTAATGAAACTTTTAATTtccagtgggtttttttttttttgcaaaattgCTTCTTTACtcctttaaaattaatttttaattgaTCAAATTGTTTAAtgtttcaaaaaaaaattaatctaaataaatgcaaatgaataCATATATTTACATGAAAGTGAAAAGCTTTCATGTAAATAGCCATAGTCCATTTTAGCATAAATTATATTGTTAAAATTCAACCTATTCTACCATTCTTCTATAACTAACATTTCAACTTCATTCATATTAAGgtcaaattatttaattttacataAAGTTTATAACTTTCTTAACATTTCGATTTGTGCCTCTAAATCATAGCTGGACTgacatttgcccggtgggccaatgacttatttatttattttttttgtaacggcatgaacaatgagaggtggtggattggccagatgctggccgatgtgtaaaaataactcagttgtccgagtgtcaggtaaactgaatttcaggtaagaagttatgacctgcagtctatctgggtcagatataaaccaagtttaggtgtagtttatttttgttgtgctgactttttacagtcagttacaataacttgtaatgcgtgctagctagcatgacggagtttctatacagctgatcagcttttctctcttgtttgtttatcgcccactttgcgccagaaagcgGAAACCGGCGGATGTcgcactaaacaacagcagcacgtttaagcttgatcagctgttgttagaatttatttaatatacaTTTCTaggatcagctgatgtttgctggagccacagctgtaaaagctgctggtcatgatatcggtttggatatgtggtgagagggaaacatgaagatgaaaccaggagatgtccttactgaatcatcagagctgaacaggtgatggagaaacaggtttaccttttaggtgacatgaatgagctgaagggaagttatgaactgtttctgagagacaaataacaccaggatccttttctaaggacagctgacagctggtaactgtgcaggggcgggtctagcaaaagggggccaggtagggcattaacagggaaaagagggcacaaagaaatacttttctttcttgttctcatttaaaatatctagcttttattaaatagttatctgaatcttacaaccaatgtttttatctgacataaaatgtatagaaatcatacatataccaacaacacagtgtacatcactgtcacaacagcgtttcttttcattcaaaggctttatggctttaatatctGGTGGGCCGGTCTGTAGTCAAAATGCGCGGGACAGTTTTTTGTCCTAGTCCAGCCCTGCTCTAAATGtgaaagtttattttgaaacatgttttgcTAAATTACAGATTATTCTCTCTGCACTTTAACCACTTAAATCTATACTTGCAAAAAAGTttcttttagggttttttttgtttgtttatttgcttttcttttgtaGGGAAAGTGGGCGCTCATTCCTTTTGAAACTGTGTCAGTATCTAAACTCTTTTTCAACATTTATCAGCATCTTTAAACTaactttttgaaaaattaaactaattCAGAATTTATTCTCTAAAACTTTCATTACTTTCTTTAGTAAAATTATGATGTTccttttaaagcatttaaaagaGGGGTTTATGTTattagaatatttattttagtttgctgtgtttttaaattttatggcaagtttctaaaaataatttCTAAATCTTATGCAAATACATCGTGACATCTGTTAACTGTCACAGGACAGTTAATGTGAACATCTGTGCAGCTgtttaagatttttaaaaagaactgtAGGCTTTCTGACTAAATACAAGAACCAACGTTCACACACAGAGGGCGACTGGTATTGATCATGTTGCTGACTGATTACTGATTTTATGAATTTCTGCTGGACAGAAAAACGGGGTGGCCATCTCTCCTGACATTACCACCAATGGGGATGCAGAACTTGGTGGGAACGAGGACGATATAAGTGCAGAATCTGCCTCTCGACTGGCTCAGGAGTCTCCTCAAGGTGGCAGAGAGAACATGCTTGGTAGGACCCAAATAAACCTTTCATAAGAATATATCAGTGTTTGGGCGGGggggtttgtttatttttttttactttttttgttcctttaattatttatacatttattataaatattaattattttattgttattgtttttatttatttgtttttttgctgtatGTCCAACTTATATTTTATGATTATGTAAGTGTACATGTAGAAGAATAGGTGCTAACTTTACAGTAGTTAATGTGAATGCAAATAAAGCATTAACTTATCAACGTCATATTATAGTTTTAATACcacaacatttatttttaatgttagcATTTTGAAATTATAATTGTCGGAATTGCTACGATGTTTTAAAAGGTGTAATTCAGtgtgttcatttttaaaatcaagagtacatatttttattcaggatattagttttttaaattacaatttTGACTTTTAAAGTCAAACAAATTGTAACTTTTAgaatttgttatattttaagtCATTATTATTAGTTACACAAGTTTGAGGCAGGAATATGACATATGAAATTTTGAGATATTATGAGTGAAAATTTTGAGATATGTTAGCATAAAACTGGAGTAGTTTATTTTCACTTGGCATtggtaattttatttttgtaatgtttCATCTCCTTTTACTTTACTgaaccattttctttttttgtttgtttttgtttcccttttttttttaatattgcatGATGTGCATGTCTGAATGAGTCTCTAACAAACACATGCTTGTGTAATCTTTCTTTAATTTTGATAAAAAATCTCAAATGATTTCAATCGCTTCAGCATCGTATCTGGACTTTTAAAATCAGCTGTTCGACTTCATGCTACAGAAGATTAATTCAAGAATCGACGTTTAATCCCTCTGATCGCCTCCTTCCTTCATCACCAGAAGAAAGTTAATTCTCTTCTAGACAGTTAATTTATGTTTTACTTCTCTAAGAGTCAGCTGTGTTTGGTTCTCCAATGTTTCTTCCTGGTCTTTCAGGAAAAACTAAAGAGTGGGAGACAAAAGAAGGCAACAGACCACCTGagaacaacaagaaaaactACCTCTGGAAGGTTCTTAAACGGTCAAAGTCATTGAATGACATTTCCACCATCAGCAAAAGCAAGTCGCTTAAACAGCCCATAGAAAGACGAAACGCAGCTGACAAACATCTAGGAGGAAACGAGGCTGCAAG is part of the Pelmatolapia mariae isolate MD_Pm_ZW linkage group LG23, Pm_UMD_F_2, whole genome shotgun sequence genome and encodes:
- the lrrfip1b gene encoding leucine-rich repeat flightless-interacting protein 2 isoform X9, which produces MGTQGPGRKRIPNREKLTGEDDALNQIAREAEARLAAKRAARAEAREIRMKELERQKELFHSHKKYYGVDNKWGHIEQWMEDSERYSRHSRRHASISDDEERMSVGSRGSLRPSVFFSDAPRCHGYRPSDYSGFLGSGSRASSRASSARASPVVEERTDREFPDKGSRTASTLSAATLASLGGASSRRGSCDTSFSVETEASIREMKDSLAETEEKYRKAMVSNAQLHNEKSTLMYQVETLREELNDMEELLWETRRRCDDAHKEWERERHAHSLLQFHFKDMKETLRQTEELLTEVTDLRLKSSSYSQEVSDLQEALQWKDKKIGALERHREISDIVCIERDRLRDEVVRLRDLLKKNGVAISPDITTNGDAELGGNEDDISAESASRLAQESPQGGRENMLGKTKEWETKEGNRPPENNKKNYLWKVLKRSKSLNDISTISKSKSLKQPIERRNAADKHLGGNEAARTKQPRPKRIKKMQSRQHGHLLHRKKGAKSFG
- the lrrfip1b gene encoding leucine-rich repeat flightless-interacting protein 2 isoform X10; this translates as MGTQGPGRKRIPNREKLTGEDDALNQIAREAEARLAAKRAARAEAREIRMKELERQKELFHSHKKYYGVDNKWGHIEQWMEDSERYSRHSRRHASISDDEERMSVGSRGSLRPSVFFSDAPRCHGYRPSDYSGFLGSGSRASSRASSARASPVVEERTDREFPDKGSRTASTLSAATLASLGGASSRRGSCDTSFSVETEASIREMKDSLAETEEKYRKAMVSNAQLHNEKSTLMYQVETLREELNDMEELLWETRRRCDDAHKEWERERHAHSLLQFHFKDMKETLRQTEELLTKNGVAISPDITTNGDAELGGNEDDISAESASRLAQESPQGGRENMLEFRLKKLFEERESLQDQVRLLQSQLDQRQKIITEGVQNTENDGLENGMDSHLLELQRDANRQISDLKFKLVKSEQEVTTLEQNVIRLEGQVSRYKGASENAEKIEDELKVEKRKLQRELRSALDRIDELEASNSHLSKRLEKMKANRNALLAQQ
- the lrrfip1b gene encoding leucine-rich repeat flightless-interacting protein 2 isoform X1, with protein sequence MGTQGPGRKRIPNREKLTGEDDALNQIAREAEARLAAKRAARAEAREIRMKELERQKELFHSHKKYYGVDNKWGHIEQWMEDSERYSRHSRRHASISDDEERMSVGSRGSLRPSVFFSDAPRCHGYRPSDYSGFLGSGSRASSRASSARASPVVEERTDREFPDKGSRTASTLSAATLASLGGASSRRGSCDTSFSVETEASIREMKDSLAETEEKYRKAMVSNAQLHNEKSTLMYQVETLREELNDMEELLWETRRRCDDAHKEWERERHAHSLLQFHFKDMKETLRQTEELLTEVTDLRLKSSSYSQEVSDLQEALQWKDKKIGALERHREISDIVCIERDRLRDEVVRLRDLLKKNGVAISPDITTNGDAELGGNEDDISAESASRLAQESPQGGRENMLEFRLKKLFEERESLQDQVRLLQSQLDQRQKIITEGVQNTENDGLENGMDSHLLELQRDANRQISDLKFKLVKSEQEVTTLEQNVIRLEGQVSRYKGASENAEKIEDELKVEKRKLQRELRSALDRIDELEASNSHLSKRLEKMKANRNALLAQQ
- the lrrfip1b gene encoding leucine-rich repeat flightless-interacting protein 2 isoform X3, with amino-acid sequence MGTQGPGRKRIPNREKLTGEDDALNQIAREAEARLAAKRAARAEAREIRMKELERQKELFHSHKKYYGVDNKWGHIEQWMEDSERYSRHSRRHASISDDEERMSVGSRGSLRPSDYSGFLGSGSRASSRASSARASPVVEERTDREFPDKGSRTASTLSAATLASLGGASSRRGSCDTSFSVETEASIREMKDSLAETEEKYRKAMVSNAQLHNEKSTLMYQVETLREELNDMEELLWETRRRCDDAHKEWERERHAHSLLQFHFKDMKETLRQTEELLTEVTDLRLKSSSYSQEVSDLQEALQWKDKKIGALERHREISDIVCIERDRLRDEVVRLRDLLKKNGVAISPDITTNGDAELGGNEDDISAESASRLAQESPQGGRENMLEFRLKKLFEERESLQDQVRLLQSQLDQRQKIITEGVQNTENDGLENGMDSHLLELQRDANRQISDLKFKLVKSEQEVTTLEQNVIRLEGQVSRYKGASENAEKIEDELKVEKRKLQRELRSALDRIDELEASNSHLSKRLEKMKANRNALLAQQ
- the lrrfip1b gene encoding leucine-rich repeat flightless-interacting protein 2 isoform X5, giving the protein MLLVCMQQPSCVCALLDRANDAITCCLVCSEDTCCLLLWFQSFNLLSTSWPFRRIVSGILAILGGTRRYDLCGKVRLGHYDIIVGMISDDEERMSVGSRGSLRPSDYSGFLGSGSRASSRASSARASPVVEERTDREFPDKGSRTASTLSAATLASLGGASSRRGSCDTSFSVETEASIREMKDSLAETEEKYRKAMVSNAQLHNEKSTLMYQVETLREELNDMEELLWETRRRCDDAHKEWERERHAHSLLQFHFKDMKETLRQTEELLTEVTDLRLKSSSYSQEVSDLQEALQWKDKKIGALERHREISDIVCIERDRLRDEVVRLRDLLKKNGVAISPDITTNGDAELGGNEDDISAESASRLAQESPQGGRENMLEFRLKKLFEERESLQDQVRLLQSQLDQRQKIITEGVQNTENDGLENGMDSHLLELQRDANRQISDLKFKLVKSEQEVTTLEQNVIRLEGQVSRYKGASENAEKIEDELKVEKRKLQRELRSALDRIDELEASNSHLSKRLEKMKANRNALLAQQ
- the lrrfip1b gene encoding leucine-rich repeat flightless-interacting protein 2 isoform X2, producing the protein MLLVCMQQPSCVCALLDRANDAITCCLVCSEDTCCLLLWFQSFNLLSTSWPFRRIVSGILAILGGTRRYDLCGKVRLGHYDIIVGMISDDEERMSVGSRGSLRPSVFFSDAPRCHGYRPSDYSGFLGSGSRASSRASSARASPVVEERTDREFPDKGSRTASTLSAATLASLGGASSRRGSCDTSFSVETEASIREMKDSLAETEEKYRKAMVSNAQLHNEKSTLMYQVETLREELNDMEELLWETRRRCDDAHKEWERERHAHSLLQFHFKDMKETLRQTEELLTEVTDLRLKSSSYSQEVSDLQEALQWKDKKIGALERHREISDIVCIERDRLRDEVVRLRDLLKKNGVAISPDITTNGDAELGGNEDDISAESASRLAQESPQGGRENMLEFRLKKLFEERESLQDQVRLLQSQLDQRQKIITEGVQNTENDGLENGMDSHLLELQRDANRQISDLKFKLVKSEQEVTTLEQNVIRLEGQVSRYKGASENAEKIEDELKVEKRKLQRELRSALDRIDELEASNSHLSKRLEKMKANRNALLAQQ
- the lrrfip1b gene encoding leucine-rich repeat flightless-interacting protein 2 isoform X4, with the protein product MGTQGPGRKRIPNREKLTGEDDALNQIAREAEARLAAKRAARAEAREIRMKELERQKEEDSERYSRHSRRHASISDDEERMSVGSRGSLRPSVFFSDAPRCHGYRPSDYSGFLGSGSRASSRASSARASPVVEERTDREFPDKGSRTASTLSAATLASLGGASSRRGSCDTSFSVETEASIREMKDSLAETEEKYRKAMVSNAQLHNEKSTLMYQVETLREELNDMEELLWETRRRCDDAHKEWERERHAHSLLQFHFKDMKETLRQTEELLTEVTDLRLKSSSYSQEVSDLQEALQWKDKKIGALERHREISDIVCIERDRLRDEVVRLRDLLKKNGVAISPDITTNGDAELGGNEDDISAESASRLAQESPQGGRENMLEFRLKKLFEERESLQDQVRLLQSQLDQRQKIITEGVQNTENDGLENGMDSHLLELQRDANRQISDLKFKLVKSEQEVTTLEQNVIRLEGQVSRYKGASENAEKIEDELKVEKRKLQRELRSALDRIDELEASNSHLSKRLEKMKANRNALLAQQ